In Candidatus Accumulibacter cognatus, the genomic window CCCCCGGGCAGCAGCTCCGGAAGTTCTTTAAAATTCTCGAGCGCTGGCAAGAGCACCTGTTCAGGTTCGCCGAAGCGTGTCGAAAGGGGGGCCGATGCCGCACGCTGGTGAAATTCGGCTACCGTGGCGGCGAGTTCGGAGATCTCTCGAGCATGTAGTCGGCCGTTTCTACAGAGGTGGTCCAGGCGGCCGGCTTCGGCAAAGCGGCGCATCCGGACCGCAAACTCGATGGCTGTGCCGGGGCCGCCGATCTGCGGGTTTTCGGGAGAACCGGTAATGCCAACGACTTCCAGGTAGATCTGCGCAGAGAAACGGCGGTTCAGACCCAGTTCGGCTTCGCAGCAGGCGCGCCGTTGCGCGAGTGTGCCGTAGTCGAGAAAAGGCAGAACGATCGGCTTCTTGATTTTGTACACGTAATCACCCGCCAGCAGCAGCCATGAGGCATGCGTCTCGATGAGCTCGACTTGCTGCGCCGGATCGGGATAGCGTGCCGGATCGAGCAGCGCGTTGATCAGCGGTGGCAGGGGAGTGCGCATCGATCAGCCCTGCACGGCCTGTCGTAGCCAGCGCTTGCGCAGCTCTTCGAGCAGGCACATGGCCGCCGCGCAGGTCGTCGCCAGCAGCCAGATGGTGCCGCTGATCGGCGCCGTGCCGAACAGCCAGTTGCCGGCCGGCGTATACAGGATGAACAGGATCACCGCCAGTTCGGCCAGGATGCCGATCTGCAGATAGCGATTGCCACCCAGGCCGTAGCTGAGCAGAGAGTGCAGCGGGTGGCGGCAGAGATAGACGTTGACCATCTGTGTGACCACGATCGTCGCCAGGCAGGCAGATGTTGCCTCCAGATAGAGTGTCTGGTGGCGGTCGAGAAAGTCACCGTAATGCCAGCTACCGGCCTCGAGGACGAAGAAGAATACACCCATCGCCGCTACTGCTTCGAGGATGCCGAGAAACAGGTAGGCACGCGCAATCAGGCCCCACGATAGCAGTCGCTCGCTGCGCGTGCGCGGTGGCCGGGTCATCACCGCCGGGTCGGGTTTTTCGGCGCCGAGGGCCAGCGCCGGCAGCATGTCGGTGCCGAGGTCGACTGCCAGGATCTGGAGAATGGTCAGCGGTAGCGGAATCCGGAACAGGACAAAGGCGAGATAGGGGATCAGCTCGGGGATGTTGGAGCTGAGGATGTAGGTGAGGAACTTGCGGATGTTTTCGAAGACCGCGCGCCCTTCCTCGATCGCTGCGACGATGCTGGCGAAGTTGTCGTCGAGCAGGATCAGGTCAGCCGCGGCCTTGGCGACGTCGGTGCCGCCGATGCCCATGGCGATGCCGATGTCGGCGGTTTTCAAGGCTGGTGCGTCATTGACACCGTCGCCGGTAACGGCGACGATCTCGCCCTTATTCTTCAGGGCCTCGACGATGCGCATTTTCTGCTCGGCAGCGACGCGGGCGAAAATGATTTCCGGGGCGTCGAGTGCCAGTTGCAGTTGCGTCGGTGACATCAGGCGCAGTTGCTCGCCACTCACCACCACCGGCTGCTCGCTTCTCACCATGCCGATCTGGCGGGCAATGGCGAGGGCCGTGCGCGGGTGGTCGCCAGTCACCATGATGATCCGGATACCGGCCGCGACGCAACGTGCAATGGCTTCCGGCACCTCGGCGCGGGGGGGATCTTCGAGACCGATCAGCCCGGCCAGGACCATTCCCTGTTCTTCCTCCGGCATGCCTTCCTCGCTGACGGTTCGATGTGCGAAGGCAAGAACGCGCAGTCCGGCGCCGGCCATCTCGTCCTGTGCCGCCAGCAGGCGGGTGCGTGCGGCATCGTCGAGTGGCGCCAGGCCTGCGTCGAAGTGGATGAACTGGCAGCGGGCGAGCACCGTCTCCAGGGCGCCCTTGCAATAGAGCATGCGGCCTTGCGGTGTTTCGCAAAGCACCGACATGCGTTTGCGGTCGGTGTCGAAAGGAATTTCGTCAAGGCGGCTGAAACCCTCGAGATCGCCGGCCATTTTCCGGCCGATCTCGGCCAGCGCGATTTCCATCGGATCGCCATGCAGGATGTGCCGACCCTGTTCCTCAATCTCCTTCAGATTGTGGCACAGCGCAGCATTGACGAACAGCTCGCGGTGATCATCGATCAGGTGGGCACGCATTCCCAGATCGGCGCATGGCAGGAAAGCGCCGCCGACCCATAGCTGGTGTACCGACATGCGGTTCTGGGTCAGCGTGCCGGTCTTGTCGCTACAGATCACCGTCGTCGACCCGAGTGCCTCGACCGCCGGCAGATGGCGTACCAGTGCGTTGCGCCTGGCCATCCGCTGGGTGGCCATGGCCAATGACAGGGTGACGGTTGGCAACAGTCCCTCCGGGACGTTGGCGACGATAATGCCGATGGCGAACAGCAGGTTCTCCCAGGTCGGCAGACCGATGGCCTGACCGACCAGGAACAGCGTCACCCCCATGCCTGTGGCCAGGCCGGCAACGATGCGCGACAGGCGGGCGATCTCGCGCTGCAGCGGCGAGGAGGTTTCGCCTGCGGTCTGTGTCAGATGGGCGATGCGGCCGAACTCGGTGCGCATGCCGGTGGCGTATACCACGGCGCGCCCCTGCCCCGACACGACCGAGGTACCGGCGAGGACAATGTTCTTGGCGTGCAGCGGCAATTCTTCAGCGCTCGGCTCGATGTTGCGGGCCTGGGCCAGCGACTCGCCGGTGACCGTCGACAGGTTGACGCGCAAGCCGAAGGCATCGATGACGCGGCAGTCGGCGGCAATGAAATCCCCTTCTTCGAGGAGCACGATGTCGCCCGGCACAAGTTCGCTGGCAAGAATCTCGACGATCTCGCCGTCACGCAGCGCCTTCACTTTTTGCGGCAGCAACTGGCGCAGTGCGGCGACTGCCCGCTCTGCCTTGTACTCCTGCCAGAACGAGAAGATGCCGTTGATGATGATCACCCCGACGATGGCCACGCCCAGACGCGCCATGCCCTGGCCGGGATCGAAATGTTCGGCGGCGAACGCCAGCGCGGCACCGATCCACAGGATGATCGCAAAGAAGTGGGTGAACTCCTGCGCGAAGCGCAGCAGCAGGTGCTCGTGCGCGACCTCCTCGAGATGGTTGGGACCGTACTCGGCCAGGCGGCGTGCCGCTTCGCTGGAATGGATGCCGGCCGCCGAGGTGTTCAGGCTGGCCAGGGCCTGCTCGGCATCAAGAGCGTGAATACGCAATTCGGGATGATCCTTTCAATCCACTCTACGCTCTCGGTGGCCGCTTCCTGCGCCAGACGGGGAGCAGGGCAGCGAGTTTGTCGCGATGCGACAGACGTTCGTCGGAGAGCGCTTCGAGAAAGTCCGAGAGTGGTTTCGACTTGACAACCGCAAAACCCGTGAGCAGCACCGACGGGATGGCTACCAGGGCAAAGAAGAGGATCCGGTCGACCAGATCATCTTGGGCTGCGTCGATCAGATTGATGCCGAGGAAGCCGGTGGTAATCGTCGCCACCAGACCGGCGGTGGTCACCACGGTGAGCCGGACGACCGTATTGGCCTGTCGGCGCAGACTGTCGCTGTCGAGGTACTGGCTCATGTCCTGGATCTCCTCGCGTAGCTCGGTGTAGAGATTTTCCGTGCCGAGGTGGTCGCTGGTGATCCTGAACAGAGCGCGCGCCTGCATCTGGTCCGAGACCTCGTGGAACCAGTAGCGATGGCTGAAGCGCAGAAAGACCTCGAGGATCTGCCGGATCGCGCGCTTGAACTGTTTGACCGATTCGGCGTGACCGATTTCGAGCCGGTTGAGCGCGGCGACCAGCCGATCCGAGAGCATCAGCAGCGCTGCCTTGTGGAAGTGGGGAATAAGAAAGAGCAGGAAGAACTGGTGGCGGAACTGTCCGAGGAGGCCGTTTTCCAGGCCGGTGAAGTAGGCCTCGCGCGCGCTGCCGACCATTACGAACGCGTGCCCGCAGGACATCAGCCGGGTTCCTGGTGGTTCGGCTTGCGGATGCCAGTAGCGGTCATAGCAATAGCGCGATTCGAAGCCTTCGAGGTGCTGGTCGGAGTAGGGCAGCGAGCCGGGCTTTCCTGGGCCGGCAACCAGCACCAGGCGGGCAAAGTCGCCGCGCGTCAGGGCGCGGGGATCATCCACGGCCAGGTAGGCGAGCAGGGGCATGCGGTGATACTCGATCTGTCGGTAGCGCACCAGGCCCACCTCGCCCGAGTGGTGCTGCACCAGCGGGCGGAGCAGGAATTCCCAGTGCGAGGAGATGCACGGTGCCCGGCAGCGGGAAACGAACGACAGGTACTTGCTGCGCATCTCGTAGTCGGAAACGGACAGCACCTGGCCATTTGACCCGATCCACTCCGCACGCTTGAGGCAGTGGCCGCCACTGCCATCGTCGTCCCAGTACGGCGGGTAGGCGCGGCCGAAGCGGTACAGCGTATCCTGTACCTGTCGTAGCTCGAGGTCGTCGGCGGCAATCTCGACGACCAGAATGACGACATCGATGTCGTAGAAGAAATAGAGATCGAGATGCACGATGTCGAAGTCGATCGGCTGATCGCTCTCCTTGAAGGTCATGCGCACTTTTGCCACGTCGTGGCGACGGAAGACGCGGATTGGCGATTCGCCAGCGTGCGACGAGGCTTCTTGACCGACCCCTTCTCCGTACAGAAAACGCTGAACATAGGGCAGGAAGGTGATGAATTCACTGTAATGGCGCTCGTGGAATTGCTCCGGGTCGCCGCAGAATTCGTCCGCGAGTTCGCGCCACGGGTGGTCGGCCGAAACCTGCTCCAGCAACTGGCTGTGGCTTTGCAACGGGCCATCGTCAGGCAGGGGCATCAACTGCAGCGGCCACAGCAGGATCTGGCGGAAATGCCTGACTCGAAGCTTGGCAGGATTCGTTGCGAATTCCATGGGCACCTCCGGAATCGGATCAATCCGCCGGATGCCGGCTTTCGCCGGAATGACGGCAGGGATTGCAGTCAGCAAGGATAAATGTACAAACATCCCGGATGTACAAGCTTCCGGGTTTTAACCAGAGATTTCTGCCAATAGCCTGGCGATCATGCGCTCGGCCTGGCGCAGATAGCCGCCGCCAAACAGATTCAGGTGGTTGAGTACGTGGTAGAGGTTGTAGAGCGTCTTGCGCTGTTCGAAACCGTCGTCGAGTGGCCAGGCTTCGCGGTAGGCAGCGTAGAAGCTGTCCGGAAAGCCTCCGAACAGCTCGCTCATCGCCAGGTCGGCCTCGCGGTCGCCGAAATAGACCGCCGGATCGAATAATGCCAGCTTGCCCGAAGCGTCGGTGGCGGCGTTGCCATGCCACAGATCCCCATGCAGCAGACTCGGCTGCGGCTGATGATCGACGAACAGCGCCGCCAGTTTCTCGCTCAGGCGTTCGCCATCGCGGATCAGTTTGTCGTGCTGCGCGTGTCGCCTTGCCCGTTCGAGCTGCGGCAGCAGACGCTGGCGGGCGAAGAAGAATGGCCAGTTGCGATGCCATGTATTCGACTGTGGCGTACTGCCGATGAAATTGTCACGGTGCCAGCCATGTTGTGCGCCCTGGATGCGGTGCAAGGTCGCTAGCGCATGCCCGGCTGTCCGACCCTGTGTCCGTTCGCGCAAGGCTTGCAGGGGCAGGTATTCCAGCACCAGATAGGCTTGCCGGGCAGCGACGCCGTGCCCAACGATACGTGGCACCCGCACTGCCGGACAGCCGGCCAGCGCGCTCAGGCCGTCGGCTTCGGCGGCGAACATCTCGGCCAGACCAGCGTCGTTCAACTTGACGAAATAGCGCTGCCTGGCGTTCTCGACCAGGAGCGCGCGCGAGATCGAGCCTCCGCCGATGTCGCTGACAGAGTCGATGCCCGGCGACGATCCGCTGTCGCTGCCGATCACCTCGCTCAAGGCATTTTGCAGCGCGCTATCCAGATGGCAATAAAGCGAACTCATGATATCCTGGCTGACGCCGGTTGGCGCGGCCTATTGGACTCCCGCAGACTGTGGGCGTGGCGCCAGCACGACGCGGTTGCGTCCCTGTGCCTTGGCCGTATAAAGGGCCCGATCGGCGCGGCTGACGAACTCGGTGGCGGACTCGCCGGCAATATGGTCGGCGACCCCGATCGAGACCGAGATGTTGCCGATCATGGCTTCCTTTTTACCACTGCGCCGGACCCGGCTGGCAAAGACCGTCGCGCGCAGTGCCTCGGCCAGGCCGATGGCTCCGCCGCGAGGCGTTTGCGGCAGGATGACGGCGAACTCCTCGCCACCATAACGGGTCGCGGTATCCTTGCCCTTGACGTTTGCGCGCAGGATCTGGCCGACACTGCTCAGTACCTGATCACCGAAGACGTGTCCCAGGGTGTCGTTGAGCCGTTTGAAATGGTCCAGATCGATCATCAGCAGGCACGGCCCATGCGTCTCGGGAGTGACTTCCTTGAGGCAGGCGTCGAGTGCCAGATCAAAGCCCTTTCGATTGGTCAGTCCGGTCAGCGCATCGATCAGCGCTTCCTCACGGGCGCGGGCCACTTCCTGCCGCAGTTGCTGGACTTCGCGCCGGCTCTCCTCGAGTCGTGTCTGCAATACCCCGATCGCCGCCTGCATTTCCCGGGTACCGCGCAGGATGTCTTCAACACTGCTTGCCAACGACCCATGGCTAGTTGGCAGGTTCAGTGCATCGCTCCAGCTCGCCAGCGAACCGCCAAAGCGGGACGCCTGCTCGTCGGCGGTGGTCGCCGACTCCGAGATCTGCTCGACAATCTGGTTGACGCTGTCGCCGATGCGCGAGGCGGTTTGTGTATCGAAGTCGGCCACATGCCTGGCGTAGAGCGCATGGGTGGTGGCCTCGTTCAGTTGCCCGTCGCGTTCGATCTGCGCGTCCACCGCTGCCTTCAGCACCGGATTGGTGCCTGCCACGTACTCGTACCAGAGGGCATAGCTTGCCGGGTGCAAGCCGGCATCCTGCTGGCTCATGCGCTTGAGTGCGAGCCGCAGGTAATCTGCGCTTTGCGCGGTGCTGTGACGATACTTCATCGTGCCCTGGTCTCCTGGAATGGATTGCAGGCTCTGCCCGAGAGAGCCTGGCTTATTTTGCAGTATGGTCGCTAGGTGGTGTGATACTGCCACGACGCAAGAGGATTTCGACTTCGTCGGGCGGCAGCGGACGACTGAACAGATAGCCCTGTAGCTTCGTACATTTCGCCTGCTGAAGAAACTCGAATTGCTGGCGAGTTTCGACGCCTTCGGCAATCACCTCCAGACCCAGGTTGTGCGCCATGGCGATGATCGCGGTGGCGATCCCCGTATCGTTGGCGCTGTTGGGCAGTCCGCGAACGAAGCTCTGGTCGATCTTGAGCATGCCGATCGGGAAGCGCTTGATGTATGAAAGCGACGAGTAGCCGGTGCCGAAATCGTCGATCGCGAAATGCACGCCCAGCGCACGCAGGCGACACAGTCCCTGAACCTGCCTGGACTCCGGATCCATCAGGATGCTCTCGGTCAACTCCAGTTCGAGCTGCTCGGCGCGGATGCCGGTCTCGGAAATGATCGCCGCAACCCGGTCGAGGAAATGAGGTGAGCGCAACTGGCGTGCCGACACATTGACCGCCACCCTCGCGGTCAATACCCCGTGTAACTGCCATTCCATGATCTGGCGGCAGGCAGTATCGAGCACCCATTCCCCCATCGGCACGATCTGACCGCTTTCTTCGGCCACCGGGATGAACTGTGCCGGTGAGACCATCCCATGCTGCGGATGTTGCCAGCGAATCAGCGCTTCGATGCCGACGATCGTGCCGTCCGCGGCG contains:
- a CDS encoding cation-transporting P-type ATPase → MRIHALDAEQALASLNTSAAGIHSSEAARRLAEYGPNHLEEVAHEHLLLRFAQEFTHFFAIILWIGAALAFAAEHFDPGQGMARLGVAIVGVIIINGIFSFWQEYKAERAVAALRQLLPQKVKALRDGEIVEILASELVPGDIVLLEEGDFIAADCRVIDAFGLRVNLSTVTGESLAQARNIEPSAEELPLHAKNIVLAGTSVVSGQGRAVVYATGMRTEFGRIAHLTQTAGETSSPLQREIARLSRIVAGLATGMGVTLFLVGQAIGLPTWENLLFAIGIIVANVPEGLLPTVTLSLAMATQRMARRNALVRHLPAVEALGSTTVICSDKTGTLTQNRMSVHQLWVGGAFLPCADLGMRAHLIDDHRELFVNAALCHNLKEIEEQGRHILHGDPMEIALAEIGRKMAGDLEGFSRLDEIPFDTDRKRMSVLCETPQGRMLYCKGALETVLARCQFIHFDAGLAPLDDAARTRLLAAQDEMAGAGLRVLAFAHRTVSEEGMPEEEQGMVLAGLIGLEDPPRAEVPEAIARCVAAGIRIIMVTGDHPRTALAIARQIGMVRSEQPVVVSGEQLRLMSPTQLQLALDAPEIIFARVAAEQKMRIVEALKNKGEIVAVTGDGVNDAPALKTADIGIAMGIGGTDVAKAAADLILLDDNFASIVAAIEEGRAVFENIRKFLTYILSSNIPELIPYLAFVLFRIPLPLTILQILAVDLGTDMLPALALGAEKPDPAVMTRPPRTRSERLLSWGLIARAYLFLGILEAVAAMGVFFFVLEAGSWHYGDFLDRHQTLYLEATSACLATIVVTQMVNVYLCRHPLHSLLSYGLGGNRYLQIGILAELAVILFILYTPAGNWLFGTAPISGTIWLLATTCAAAMCLLEELRKRWLRQAVQG
- a CDS encoding fructosamine kinase family protein, with the protein product MSSLYCHLDSALQNALSEVIGSDSGSSPGIDSVSDIGGGSISRALLVENARQRYFVKLNDAGLAEMFAAEADGLSALAGCPAVRVPRIVGHGVAARQAYLVLEYLPLQALRERTQGRTAGHALATLHRIQGAQHGWHRDNFIGSTPQSNTWHRNWPFFFARQRLLPQLERARRHAQHDKLIRDGERLSEKLAALFVDHQPQPSLLHGDLWHGNAATDASGKLALFDPAVYFGDREADLAMSELFGGFPDSFYAAYREAWPLDDGFEQRKTLYNLYHVLNHLNLFGGGYLRQAERMIARLLAEISG
- a CDS encoding GGDEF domain-containing protein, yielding MKYRHSTAQSADYLRLALKRMSQQDAGLHPASYALWYEYVAGTNPVLKAAVDAQIERDGQLNEATTHALYARHVADFDTQTASRIGDSVNQIVEQISESATTADEQASRFGGSLASWSDALNLPTSHGSLASSVEDILRGTREMQAAIGVLQTRLEESRREVQQLRQEVARAREEALIDALTGLTNRKGFDLALDACLKEVTPETHGPCLLMIDLDHFKRLNDTLGHVFGDQVLSSVGQILRANVKGKDTATRYGGEEFAVILPQTPRGGAIGLAEALRATVFASRVRRSGKKEAMIGNISVSIGVADHIAGESATEFVSRADRALYTAKAQGRNRVVLAPRPQSAGVQ